Genomic segment of Enterobacteriaceae endosymbiont of Neohaemonia nigricornis:
ATTTGTGTATAAAAAAAGAATTTTTGTTACTAAATTCCTATATGATATATTTAAATATTATTTATCTTATAAGTCAATATATTATATCACTTGGCAATGTTTATATTTTATTTTATATAATAAAATTTCTTATAAATTTAAAATTTAAAATATTATTATATAATTTATTACCTAATTTAATTACCATAATAGTAATGATTATTATGAGTTTAATTGTTAAAATTATTACTTTAATAAATTATAAAATTATTAATCAATATATTGAACATATAATATTAAAATATAATAATTTTACACAAGAAATATTATCTATTTTTTATAAAAAAATTTTTTTAAAAAAAACATTTATAAATTATAATAAGTAAAATTATAATTTATTTTATTTTATTATTAAAATAAATAAAAATATTTTAATAAATTAATTTAATCATATAAAATTTGTAATTTTAACATTATAATGTGTTTTATTACATAAATAATATGTTTTGTTTTCTAAAAAATATAAATTATTATAAATAATAATTGACTAACAATATATTTCTTTTATATTTAACGTATTAAAATTGCTATTTATTTAATAAATAATGAATCATTTAAATCAATATAATGCTGATGCAATAGAAGTTTTAGAAGGATTAGATCCAGTTAAACGTAGACCAGGAATGTATACTGATCTAACAAGACCAAACCATTTGGGTCAAGAAGTAATAGATAATAGTGTAGATGAAGCATTAGCTGGATATGCAAAAAATATTGAAGTTATTTTATATAAAGATCAATCATTAGAAATTATTGATGATGGTAGGGGTATGCCTATTGATATACATCCTCAAGAAGGCATACCTGCAATTGAATTAATTTTATGTCGTTTACATGCAGGAGGAAAATTTTCTAATAAAACTTATCAATTTTCAGGAGGATTACATGGTGTAGGTATTTCTGTAGTAAATGCTTTATCTAAAAGAATGGAAGTTAGTATTTTTAGAAATAAAAAAACATATCATATTATTTTTGAAAATGGATGTAAAGTTAAGGATTTAAGTATTATTAATAATAATATTAATTATACGGGAACTAAAATTAGATTTTGGCCTAATGAACATTTTTTTGAACATTCTACTTTTTTAGTATCACATCTAATTAATTTATTAAAGGCAAAAGCAATATTATGTTCAGGGTTAACGGTTAGTTTTAAAAATAAAAATACAAAAGATTATTATTCTTGGCATTATAAATATGGATTATGTGATTATTTAATAAACTCTTCAAAAAATTTTAATTCTATACCTAAAGAACCATTTACAGGTGACTATATTAGTAAAACCAAACATATTAGTTGGGCTTTATTTTGGATAACTAATAGTAATAATACTATTATTACAGAAAGTTATGTAAATTTAATTCCAACAACTAATGGCGGAACTCATGTTAATGGGTTAAGACTTGGACTATTAGATGCCATAAAAAATTTTTGTAACTGTCATAATATTTTACCTAAAAATCTTAAATTATCTGGTGATGATGTTTGGAATGATTGTTCATATGTATTATCTATAAAAATACAAGATCCACAATTTACAGGACAAACTAAAGAACGTCTATCTTCTAGACAATGTACAGTATTTGTATCTCATATAGTAAGAGATGCTTTTATTTTATGGTTAAATAAGAATATTAAGATTGGTATATGTATTGCTGATATGGTAATAGCAAACGCACAAAAACGTATTCGAGAATCTAAAAAAATTATAAAGAAAAAAAATTATATAAGTTCACTTTTACCAGGTAAATTAGCAGATTGTATTATTAAAAATCCTAAAAAAACAGAATTATTTCTAGTAGAAGGAGATTCTGCTGGTGGTTCTGCTAAACAAGCAAGAGATAAAAATTATCAAGCTGTTATGCCTTTAAAAGGTAAAATTTTGAATACATGGGAAATTAATTCTGAAGAAATTTTATGTTCACAAGAAATATATGACATTATATTAGCAATAGGTGTATATCCTAATAATGATAATCTAAAAAAATTAAGATATCATAAAATTTGTATTTTAGCAGATGCAGATTCTGATGGTTTACATATTGCTACTTTATTATGTGCTTTATTTATTAAACATTTTTTCCCATTAGTTACAAATGGTAATATTTATGTTGCTATGCCACCTTTATATCGTATAGATTTGGGTAAACATATTTTTTATGCTTTAGACGAAAATGAGAAATTATTAATTTTAAATAAGTATGCTTCTAAATATAAGCAAGATAGCATTAATGTACAACGTTTTAAAGGTTTAGGAGAAATGAATCCAAAACAATTAAGAGAAACAACATTTAATCCTAATACTAGAAAACTAGTACAATTAGTAATTCATAATAATAATTTAGATATTAAGAAAGCATTATCTATTATGGATATGTTGCTATCTAAAAAAAGATCAGAGGATCGCCGTAAATGGTTACAACAAAAAGGAGATATTACTAATATTTAGTAAAATTTTAATAATAACACTACTAAAATTATAATTTTTAAAATGTAATTAAAATTATTACAATTTTTAATAAACTTATCTATTATAATTATAATAAATTAATCAATCAATAAATCAAAATAAAGTATTTTTTTATAAATTATATACTAAATATATAATGAAAATTTTTTAAACATAATATTATATGAATAATATTACAAATAAGGAATATATGCCATGTCAGATGAAAAATATAATGACGTGGATCCAATTGAAACTAATGATTGGATACAATCTATTAAATATGTTATTAAAGAAGAAGGTATAAATAGAGCAAAATTTTTATTAGATAAAATAAAAAATTATATAAATTATGATGTTAATAGTCGAAATGACTATATTAATACTATATCATTAGTGCAAGAACCAATATATCCAGGTAATATAATTATTGAAAAAAAAATCAGAAATACTATACGTTGGAATGCAATAATGATAGTATTAAGAGCTTATAAAAAAAAATTAGATTTAGGTGGTCATATTTCATCATATCAATCTTCAGCTCATATTTATGAAGTATGTTTTAATCATTTTTTTCAAGCTATAAATAAATATAATCATGGAGATATTATTTATTTTCAAGGACATATATCTCCAGGTATTTATGCAAGATCTTTTTTAGAAAATAGATTAACTGTAAAAAATTTGGATAATTTTCGTCAAGAGATATGCGGCAAAGGATTATCATCTTATCCACATCCTAAACTTATGCCAAATTTCTGGCAATTTCCTACTGTATCTATGGGGTTGGGTCCAATATCAGCTATATATCAAGCTAAATTTTTAAAATATTTGCATAATAGAGAATTACAAGATACGTCTACACGTAAAATTTTTGCATTTTTAGGTGATGGTGAAATGGATGAACCAGAATCTAAAGGGGTAATTAATATTGCAGCAAGAGAAAAATTAGATAATTTAATTTTTATTATTAATTGTAATTTACAAAGACTCGATGGACCAGTATATGGTAATGGTAAAATAATTAATGAATTGGCTTCATTTTTTAATGGTGCAGGATGGTCTGTTATTAAAGTTATTTGGGGCAATCGATGGGAACAATTGATATCTCAAGATAATAGTAAAAAATTAATTCATTTATTTAATGAAACATTAGATGGAGATTTTCAAAATTTTAAATCAAAAAATGGTAATTATATTAGAAAACATTTTTTTGGTAAATATCCAGAAACTTTAAAATTGGTTGAACATTTAACTGATAAAGAAATTGAACAATTAAACTATGGAGGTCATGATTCTAAAAAAATATATGCTGCATTAAATTTGGCTTATAAAACAAAAAATAAACCTACAGTTATTTTAATGCATACTATCAAGGGTTATGGATTAGGAGAAATAGCTGAAGGTAAAAATATTGCGCATCAAATTAAAAATATTGATATTAAAACTTTAAAAAATATACGTGATCGTTTATCACTAAATATTAGTGATAATGATTTATGTAAATTACCTTATATTTCTTTTGCAAAAAAATCTATAGAATATCAATATTTACATGATCAACGTAAAAAATTAGGTGGTTATATACCATATCGTAGAAATCATGTTACGGATAAAATTATTTTACCTAAATTATCAGATTTTAGTGTATTATTTAATACACAACACAATTATATATCCACGACAAAAGCATTTGTGAAAATTTTAGGTTTACTTTTAAGAAACATAAATTTAAAAAATAAAATAGTACCTATTATTGCTGATGAAGCACGCACATTTGGTATGGAAGGATTGTTTAGACAAATTGGCATATATAATTCTAATGGATTAAATTATACACCACAAGATAAAGCATTATTGGCTTACTATAAAGAAGATAAAAAAGGACAAATATTACAAGAAGGTATTAATGAATCTGGTGCTTTTGCCTCTTGGTTAGCTGCAGCAACATCATATTCTACAAATAATTTAATTATGATACCTTTTTATATTTATTATTCTATTTTTGGTTTTCAAAGAATTGGTGATTTTTGTTGGGCAGCAGGTGATCAACAAGCAAGAGGCTTTTTAATAGGTGCTACATCTGGCAGAACTACTCTTAATGGTGAAGGATTACAACATGCAGATGGACATAGTCATATTCAATCTTTAACAGTTCCAAATTGTATTTCTTATGATCCTGCTTATGCATACGAATTAGCAATCATTATATATAATGGTTTACATAGAATGTATGGAGAAAAGCAAGAAAATATATATTTTTATATTACCACTACTAATGAAAATTATAAAATGCCTAATATTATACCTACAGGAGTAGAGTATGGTATATGTAAAGGTATTTACAAATTACGTAATATACCAGGGAAAAAATGTTGTGTACAATTACTTGGTTCTGGTTCTATACTAAAACATGTAATACAAGCAGGAAAAATATTATATCAAGAGTATGATATTAGTTCAGATATTTTTAGCGTAACTTCGTTTACTGAAATTGCACGTAATGGACAAGATTGTGATCGTTGGAATATGTTACATCCTATGAACAAACGTCGTATACCTTATATAACACAAATTATGAAGAATTGTCCTACTATTGCTACTACAGATTATATGAAAATTTTTGCTGAACAAATTAGGAAATATATTCCTACAAATAATTATTTTGTTTTAGGCACAGATGGTTTTGGACGTTCAGATAGTAGACAAAATTTACGTGATTTTTTTGAAATTAGTTTTCCTTATATAACATTAGCAGTACTTAATATTCTATTAGATTTAAATATTATTAATAATAATATTATTATGCATTTTATAAAAAAATATAATATTGATATAAATAAAAATAATCCTCGAAGCTCCTAAAAAGGAATAATATGAATAAAAATATAATACTTCCTGATATAGGCAATGAAGACATGAAGGTTACTGATATTTTAGTTAAAGAAGGAGAATTTATAACTAAAGATCAGAGTATTATTATTGTAGAAAGTGATAAAACTTCTATGGAAATTCCTACTAATTATTCTGGAATAATACAAAAAATTTTAGTATCTGTAGGAGATATAGTACATACAGATAGTTTAATATTAACTATTAAAGATAATAATACTAAAAATACAACACATAAAATACAAGAAGAAAATATTAATAAAATATTTTCTCAAAATATTTTAGTTCCCGATATAGGCACTAAAAGTATGGTAGTAAAACAAATTTTAGTGCAAAAAAATAGTACAATTAATAAAAATCAATCATTAATTATTATATATAACGACAATCATACAATTGAAATTGCATCTTTATATGCTGGATATGTTAAAAAAATAAATATTAAAATTAATGATATCATTCATACAAATGATATTATAATTGTTTTATCTATAAATACTATAAATAATAATATAACTAATAATCAAACATCATTTATTAAAACAAATAATATTATTAAAACAAATACTTTATATAATCAAGAACAATATTTTAATGCAACTCCTATTATAAGAAAAATGGCACGGGAATTTAAAATTGATCTATCAGAAGTTAAGGGTAGTGGTAATAAAAATAGAATTACTAAAGAGGATATTTTAAAGTTTAGTACACAAAAAACAGATATTAATAATGTTAGTGAATTACATGCAAATATCAATAATTATAAACAATATGGTAATATAGAAAAAATATATTTAAATCATATACAAAAAATTACTAGTGTAAATCTTACAAATAACTGGAAAAATATTCCGCATGTTACACAGCATATAGAAGTTGATATTACACAATTAGAAAAATTTCGTGTTGAAAAAAATAAAGAATTTCAAAATACTAATAGTAATGTTAAACTTACATTATTGAGTTTTATTATAAAAATATGTGCATATGCTTTAAAAAAATATCCATATTTTAATTCATCTTTGTTAGATAAAGAAACGTTAATTATTAAAAAGTACTATAATATAGGTATTGCTATTAATACTAAACAAGGTTTAATGGTTCCAGTAATATTTGATGTTCTTAATAAAAGTATTATCGATATTGCGCAAGAAATAATTCTTTTATCACAAAAAGCACAAAAAAAACAACTCATACCAAAAAATATGCAAGGTGGATGTTTTACTATATCTAATCTAGGTGGTATACGTAGTAATTTTTTTACTCCTATAATTAATGCTCCAGAAGTTGCTATTTTAGGTATATCACAGTCTATTATTAAACCTGTATGGGATAGTCAAAAATTTATTCCTAAATTAATGTTGCCATTATCTTTATCTTATGATCATCGAGTAATAAATGGTGTAGATGGAATTATTTTTTTAAATTATATTTGTAATTTAATACATGATATTAGAAATATATTAATGTACAATTAATTATTAAACTTAATTATAGAAACTTTTTATGAATAAACAAATAAATACAGAAGTAGTTGTTATTGGTGGTGGACCAGCAGGATATTCTGCTGCTTTTCGTTGTAGTGATTTAGGTATGAAAACAACAATTATAGAAAAGTATAATAATTTAGGTGGAGTATGTTTAAATGTAGGATGTATTCCGTCTAAATCTTTATTACATATTTCTAATATTATTGAAGAAAATAATATATGTAATAAACAAGGTATTTTTAATAATAAAATTGAATTAAACATACAAAACATATTATTATGGAAAAAGAATATAATAAATAAATTAATTAATGGTCTAAATTTTTTAGCAAAAAAAAGAAATATAAATATTATAAATGGTACGGCAAAATTCATTACAGAAAATATTATAGAAATCAATAATAATAATAATATTAAACAGATTTTTTTTAAAAATGCAATTATTGCTACTGGTTCTAGATCAAATACATTACCAATAATTCCTAATGATAAACGTATATGGAATTCAACAGATGCATTAATGTTAAAAACTATACCTAAAAAAATGTTAATTTTAGGAGCAGGAATTATTGGATTAGAAATGGCTACTATTTATAATACTTTAGGATCTAAAATAGATGTTGTAGAAATATCAAAGGATTTATTACCAGAAATTGATCAAGATATTATTAATGTTTATAAAAAATGTATTCAACAAAAATTTACTGTATTATTAAACACACAAATTATATCTATAGATAACACAAAAGATATATTACAAGTACATATGACTAGTGATAATCAACAATCTATATATTCTAAATCGTATGACATTATTTTAGTAGCTATAGGTAGAATACCAAATTCTAATTATATTAATCAAGATTTTAATAAAATAAAAATGAATCATAAAAACTTTATTTGTGTGGATAATCAAATGAGAACTAATATTCCTAATATATATGCTATTGGTGATGTTATAGGACCTCCTCTTTTAGCACATAAAGGTATGCATGAAGGTCATTTAGCAGCAGAAGTAATTGCTGGTAAAAAACATTATTTTATTCCAAAAATTATACCATCAATAGCATATACTAATCCAGAAATTGGTTGGGTAGGAATAACAGAAAAACAAGCTAAAATAGATAATATAGTATATAAAACATCATGTTTCCCATGGAATGCTTTAGGTAGAGCAATGACAAGTAATGCTGAATATGGTTTAACTAAATTAATTATAGAAAAATGTTCTAATAGAATTATTGGAGGATGTGTTATAGGACCTAATGCAGGAGAATTATTAGGAGAAATTAGTTTAGCTATTGAAATGGGATGTGATATAGAAGATATAGCATTAACAATTCATGCACATCCTACATTATATGAATCAATCGGATTGGCTGCAGAAATATTAACAGGTTCTATTACAGATATTTTAAATATTACTAAATAAATATTATTTATTAATATTTAATGATATATATCAAATGATAATTATTTATTAATTATTATAATAAATTTTATTAATTAAATAGATATTAAAATATATGTTTAATTATAAAAAATTTAATTTAATATTAAATAATATTAATATTCCTGTTTTTAAAAAACAAAAATTTTATCTTAAAACATATTTTGATAAAATATCAAATAATTATATTGATATTTCACAAGTCATTAATTCTGCCATAATCGATTGCCATAATAATGGTGGTGGTACAGTTATTATTCCTGATGGAGAGTTTTATTGTGGGCCTATACATCTTAAAAGTAATGTAAATTTATTTTTATGTGCAAATACTATTATAAAATTTTTTACTGATCCTAAAAAATATTTTAATGTTTTAACTAGATGGGAAGGTATAGATTGTATTAATTATACTCCTTTAATTTATGCATATAATCAAACAAATATAGCTATTACAGGATATGGAACATTAGATGGACAAGCTAGTTTATATAATTGGTGGTCTTGGAAAAAAAATATTGATAATACAACTTTACAAGATAAAGATGTAAAATTATTAATTCACATGATGGAAAATAATATTCCAATTAATAAAAGAATTTTTGGATATAATCATTTTCTTAGACCTAATTTTATACAATTATATTTATGTTCTAATATTTTAATTACAGGAATAACTATTATTAATTCTCCTATGTGGGAAATACATCCATTATTAAGTAATAATATTTACATCAATAATGTGACTATTAATAGTATAGGTCCTAATAATGACGGTTGCAATCCAGAATCTTGTAGTAATGTTTTAATTGATAATTGTTATTTTAATACAGGAGATGATTGTATTGCTATTAAATCAGGTAAAAATAGTGATGGTAGAAAAATTAATATAGCTTCAAAAAATATTATTATACAAAATTGTTTAATGAATAAAGGACATGGGGCAATTGTTTTAGGTAGTGAATGTACTGGTGGAATAAATAATATTTTTATAAGAAATTGCAAAACCATTGGTGAACAATTACAATCTTTTTTAAGAATTAAAAATAATGCTGTACGTGGTGGTATTATAAATAATATATATATAACAGATATTAATATTCAATGTATTAAATCTAGTTTTTTAAATATTAATTTATTATATGATGAAGGACAAAATGGAACATATTTACCAAAAATATATAATATATATATAAATAATATTTATATAAACTTATGTTACAGAGTTATAGATATAAATTCTTTTATACATTCATTTATTAATAATATTTTTTTGCAAAATAGTATTTTTAAAAATATTAAATATCCTTCTAAAATTCAGATTTTTAATAAAGATAATTTAATTAATTTTAATAATGTAAAATTTTTATAATTATAATAATATATCTTGTATAATATTATAATATATTTTGTATAAAACATAGATATCATTAATATTAACACATTCGTTAATTTTATGTATAGTAGAATTTTTTAATCCTAATTCTACTATTTGTGCTTTTGTTTTTATAATAAATCGTCCATCAGAAGTTCCGCCATCATTAATTAATGATGGAGTAATTTTATTAATTAATTTAATATTATGTTTAACTATATTTACTAAATTTCTTTTATTATAATGATTAATGTCATTATATGTACTTATAAAAGGTTTACCAGATAAAAACCAATCTAAATCATAAGTAGTAATATATTTTTTAATAATATTATTAATTTTATCTATTATATAAGAATAATGTATATTATGTGTATAACGAAAATTTATTTGTATGTTAATATTATTAGGAATAATATTAGTATTATTTTGTATAGCAGAAATAATATTAGTAATTTGCATACTAGTATTAGGTAAAAATAAATTATTTTTTTCCCATATAATATTTAGTAATTCTTGTAAAAATGGTATAGTAATATGTATAGGATTAATAGCAAGTTTATGATATGCTACAT
This window contains:
- the parE gene encoding DNA topoisomerase IV subunit B encodes the protein MNHLNQYNADAIEVLEGLDPVKRRPGMYTDLTRPNHLGQEVIDNSVDEALAGYAKNIEVILYKDQSLEIIDDGRGMPIDIHPQEGIPAIELILCRLHAGGKFSNKTYQFSGGLHGVGISVVNALSKRMEVSIFRNKKTYHIIFENGCKVKDLSIINNNINYTGTKIRFWPNEHFFEHSTFLVSHLINLLKAKAILCSGLTVSFKNKNTKDYYSWHYKYGLCDYLINSSKNFNSIPKEPFTGDYISKTKHISWALFWITNSNNTIITESYVNLIPTTNGGTHVNGLRLGLLDAIKNFCNCHNILPKNLKLSGDDVWNDCSYVLSIKIQDPQFTGQTKERLSSRQCTVFVSHIVRDAFILWLNKNIKIGICIADMVIANAQKRIRESKKIIKKKNYISSLLPGKLADCIIKNPKKTELFLVEGDSAGGSAKQARDKNYQAVMPLKGKILNTWEINSEEILCSQEIYDIILAIGVYPNNDNLKKLRYHKICILADADSDGLHIATLLCALFIKHFFPLVTNGNIYVAMPPLYRIDLGKHIFYALDENEKLLILNKYASKYKQDSINVQRFKGLGEMNPKQLRETTFNPNTRKLVQLVIHNNNLDIKKALSIMDMLLSKKRSEDRRKWLQQKGDITNI
- the aceE gene encoding pyruvate dehydrogenase (acetyl-transferring), homodimeric type → MSDEKYNDVDPIETNDWIQSIKYVIKEEGINRAKFLLDKIKNYINYDVNSRNDYINTISLVQEPIYPGNIIIEKKIRNTIRWNAIMIVLRAYKKKLDLGGHISSYQSSAHIYEVCFNHFFQAINKYNHGDIIYFQGHISPGIYARSFLENRLTVKNLDNFRQEICGKGLSSYPHPKLMPNFWQFPTVSMGLGPISAIYQAKFLKYLHNRELQDTSTRKIFAFLGDGEMDEPESKGVINIAAREKLDNLIFIINCNLQRLDGPVYGNGKIINELASFFNGAGWSVIKVIWGNRWEQLISQDNSKKLIHLFNETLDGDFQNFKSKNGNYIRKHFFGKYPETLKLVEHLTDKEIEQLNYGGHDSKKIYAALNLAYKTKNKPTVILMHTIKGYGLGEIAEGKNIAHQIKNIDIKTLKNIRDRLSLNISDNDLCKLPYISFAKKSIEYQYLHDQRKKLGGYIPYRRNHVTDKIILPKLSDFSVLFNTQHNYISTTKAFVKILGLLLRNINLKNKIVPIIADEARTFGMEGLFRQIGIYNSNGLNYTPQDKALLAYYKEDKKGQILQEGINESGAFASWLAAATSYSTNNLIMIPFYIYYSIFGFQRIGDFCWAAGDQQARGFLIGATSGRTTLNGEGLQHADGHSHIQSLTVPNCISYDPAYAYELAIIIYNGLHRMYGEKQENIYFYITTTNENYKMPNIIPTGVEYGICKGIYKLRNIPGKKCCVQLLGSGSILKHVIQAGKILYQEYDISSDIFSVTSFTEIARNGQDCDRWNMLHPMNKRRIPYITQIMKNCPTIATTDYMKIFAEQIRKYIPTNNYFVLGTDGFGRSDSRQNLRDFFEISFPYITLAVLNILLDLNIINNNIIMHFIKKYNIDINKNNPRSS
- the lpdA gene encoding dihydrolipoyl dehydrogenase, whose translation is MNKQINTEVVVIGGGPAGYSAAFRCSDLGMKTTIIEKYNNLGGVCLNVGCIPSKSLLHISNIIEENNICNKQGIFNNKIELNIQNILLWKKNIINKLINGLNFLAKKRNINIINGTAKFITENIIEINNNNNIKQIFFKNAIIATGSRSNTLPIIPNDKRIWNSTDALMLKTIPKKMLILGAGIIGLEMATIYNTLGSKIDVVEISKDLLPEIDQDIINVYKKCIQQKFTVLLNTQIISIDNTKDILQVHMTSDNQQSIYSKSYDIILVAIGRIPNSNYINQDFNKIKMNHKNFICVDNQMRTNIPNIYAIGDVIGPPLLAHKGMHEGHLAAEVIAGKKHYFIPKIIPSIAYTNPEIGWVGITEKQAKIDNIVYKTSCFPWNALGRAMTSNAEYGLTKLIIEKCSNRIIGGCVIGPNAGELLGEISLAIEMGCDIEDIALTIHAHPTLYESIGLAAEILTGSITDILNITK
- a CDS encoding glycoside hydrolase family 28 protein produces the protein MFNYKKFNLILNNINIPVFKKQKFYLKTYFDKISNNYIDISQVINSAIIDCHNNGGGTVIIPDGEFYCGPIHLKSNVNLFLCANTIIKFFTDPKKYFNVLTRWEGIDCINYTPLIYAYNQTNIAITGYGTLDGQASLYNWWSWKKNIDNTTLQDKDVKLLIHMMENNIPINKRIFGYNHFLRPNFIQLYLCSNILITGITIINSPMWEIHPLLSNNIYINNVTINSIGPNNDGCNPESCSNVLIDNCYFNTGDDCIAIKSGKNSDGRKINIASKNIIIQNCLMNKGHGAIVLGSECTGGINNIFIRNCKTIGEQLQSFLRIKNNAVRGGIINNIYITDINIQCIKSSFLNINLLYDEGQNGTYLPKIYNIYINNIYINLCYRVIDINSFIHSFINNIFLQNSIFKNIKYPSKIQIFNKDNLINFNNVKFL
- a CDS encoding 2-oxo acid dehydrogenase subunit E2, producing MNKNIILPDIGNEDMKVTDILVKEGEFITKDQSIIIVESDKTSMEIPTNYSGIIQKILVSVGDIVHTDSLILTIKDNNTKNTTHKIQEENINKIFSQNILVPDIGTKSMVVKQILVQKNSTINKNQSLIIIYNDNHTIEIASLYAGYVKKINIKINDIIHTNDIIIVLSINTINNNITNNQTSFIKTNNIIKTNTLYNQEQYFNATPIIRKMAREFKIDLSEVKGSGNKNRITKEDILKFSTQKTDINNVSELHANINNYKQYGNIEKIYLNHIQKITSVNLTNNWKNIPHVTQHIEVDITQLEKFRVEKNKEFQNTNSNVKLTLLSFIIKICAYALKKYPYFNSSLLDKETLIIKKYYNIGIAINTKQGLMVPVIFDVLNKSIIDIAQEIILLSQKAQKKQLIPKNMQGGCFTISNLGGIRSNFFTPIINAPEVAILGISQSIIKPVWDSQKFIPKLMLPLSLSYDHRVINGVDGIIFLNYICNLIHDIRNILMYN